From a single Rodentibacter sp. JRC1 genomic region:
- the hslR gene encoding ribosome-associated heat shock protein Hsp15, with amino-acid sequence MEEKEVRLDKWLWAARFYKTRSIAKAMIEGGKVHYNGQRAKVSKLVEVGATLKLRQGNEEKEVEILAVSDQRRGAPEAQQLYRETEQSVKKREQIAWARKNNALSMPHPDRRPNKKERRDLLKFKHQE; translated from the coding sequence ATGGAAGAAAAAGAAGTTAGACTTGATAAATGGCTTTGGGCGGCCCGCTTTTATAAAACACGCAGTATCGCAAAAGCGATGATTGAAGGCGGAAAAGTGCATTACAACGGACAACGTGCCAAAGTGAGTAAACTTGTTGAAGTGGGCGCAACCCTAAAATTACGCCAAGGCAATGAAGAAAAAGAAGTGGAAATATTGGCAGTAAGCGATCAACGTCGTGGCGCACCCGAAGCGCAACAGCTCTATCGTGAAACGGAACAAAGCGTGAAAAAACGTGAGCAAATAGCGTGGGCAAGAAAAAATAATGCACTTTCAATGCCTCACCCCGATCGTCGCCCAAATAAAAAAGAACGGCGGGATCTATTGAAGTTTAAGCATCAGGAATAA
- the lysA gene encoding diaminopimelate decarboxylase, whose translation MNFFQYQNEKLYAEQLPVQQLAEQFGTPLYIYSRATLERHWHAFDSALGNHPHLICFAVKSCSNIGVLSVMAKLGSGFDIVSQGELERVLTAGGDASKVVFSGVAKSREEIMRALAVGIRCFNVESVSELKHINQIAGEMGKVAPISLRVNPDVDAHTHPYISTGLKENKFGISVDEARDVYRLAADLPNVKIIGMDCHIGSQLTELQPFLDAADRLIVLMEQLKQDGIVLTHLDLGGGLGVTYMDENPPHPSEYAKALLEKLKDYKDLEIILEPGRAISANAGILVAKVQYLKSNESRHFAITDTGMNDMIRPALYEAYMNIVEIDRTLEREKAVYDVVGPVCETSDFLGKQRELAIAEGDYIAQCSAGAYGASMSSNYNSRPRTAEVLVDGDKAHLIRRRESLQELWVLESVV comes from the coding sequence ATGAATTTCTTCCAATATCAAAATGAAAAACTCTATGCCGAGCAATTGCCGGTTCAGCAACTTGCGGAACAATTCGGTACACCGCTTTATATTTATTCCCGCGCAACATTAGAACGCCACTGGCATGCTTTTGATTCGGCATTAGGAAATCATCCGCATTTAATTTGTTTTGCGGTGAAATCTTGTTCCAATATTGGTGTATTGAGCGTAATGGCAAAATTGGGATCGGGTTTTGATATTGTTTCTCAGGGAGAATTGGAGCGCGTGCTTACCGCAGGCGGTGATGCCTCAAAAGTGGTGTTTTCCGGTGTGGCGAAATCCCGTGAAGAAATTATGCGAGCTTTGGCGGTGGGGATTCGCTGCTTTAATGTAGAATCGGTTTCCGAACTCAAACATATTAATCAAATTGCAGGTGAAATGGGCAAAGTCGCCCCGATCTCTTTGCGTGTAAATCCTGATGTTGATGCACACACTCACCCTTATATCTCCACAGGGTTGAAAGAAAATAAATTCGGAATAAGTGTAGATGAAGCTCGGGATGTTTATAGGCTGGCAGCCGATTTACCAAATGTGAAAATTATCGGTATGGATTGCCATATCGGCTCACAACTTACTGAATTACAACCGTTTCTAGATGCCGCTGATCGTTTGATCGTATTGATGGAACAGCTTAAGCAAGATGGTATTGTATTAACGCATTTAGACTTAGGTGGTGGCTTAGGGGTAACTTATATGGACGAAAATCCGCCTCATCCGAGCGAATATGCAAAGGCATTGTTAGAAAAATTGAAAGATTATAAAGATCTCGAAATTATTCTTGAGCCGGGACGAGCGATTTCCGCTAACGCAGGGATTTTAGTGGCAAAAGTGCAATACCTCAAAAGCAATGAAAGCCGTCATTTTGCTATCACTGATACCGGAATGAACGATATGATTCGTCCTGCGTTGTATGAAGCCTATATGAATATTGTGGAAATTGACCGCACTTTAGAGCGCGAAAAAGCCGTTTATGATGTGGTCGGCCCTGTGTGCGAAACTTCGGATTTTTTGGGTAAACAACGTGAATTGGCGATTGCCGAAGGGGATTATATTGCACAATGTTCCGCCGGTGCTTATGGCGCAAGTATGTCTTCCAACTATAACTCCCGCCCGCGTACGGCAGAAGTATTGGTGGACGGTGATAAAGCCCATTTAATCCGTCGTCGCGAAAGTTTACAAGAACTTTGGGTGTTGGAATCTGTTGTTTAA
- a CDS encoding lipoprotein has translation MKKLLSVLVLSAICALATGCGVKGPLYFPEKEQAQKNQ, from the coding sequence ATGAAAAAATTACTATCTGTTTTAGTATTAAGTGCAATTTGTGCCTTAGCGACCGGCTGTGGCGTAAAAGGGCCGTTATATTTCCCTGAAAAAGAACAGGCGCAGAAAAATCAATAA
- the cyaY gene encoding iron donor protein CyaY — MNVAEFHQNIEQIWQKIEEELEEQGADADCEIQGSVFTITFGNRTQIVINKQEPLLELWLAGKLGGFHFSFQNGEWISNDGKRFWDRLTETCSAHGENIQF, encoded by the coding sequence ATGAATGTTGCAGAATTTCACCAAAATATTGAACAAATTTGGCAAAAAATCGAAGAAGAATTAGAAGAACAAGGAGCTGATGCGGATTGTGAAATCCAAGGCTCGGTATTCACCATCACTTTCGGCAACCGCACCCAAATTGTGATTAACAAACAAGAACCCCTACTTGAGCTTTGGCTTGCCGGCAAATTAGGGGGCTTTCATTTTTCTTTCCAAAACGGAGAATGGATTTCTAATGACGGAAAACGTTTTTGGGATCGTTTAACCGAAACTTGCTCAGCTCACGGTGAAAACATTCAATTCTAA
- the recQ gene encoding DNA helicase RecQ: MTASSPSLKTPEKSTALSVLNSVFGYQSFRKGQEEVINAALDGQDTLVVMATGNGKSLCYQIPALCFDGLTLVISPLISLMKDQVDQLQANGIEADFLNSSQTQEQQQQVQNKLISGQLKLLYVSPEKVMTNSFFQLISYCQVSFIAIDEAHCISQWGHDFRPEYTQLGGLKSSFPNAPIMALTATADYATRQDILTHLKLKNPHKYIGSFDRPNIRYTLEEKFKPMEQLTRFVLAQKGKSGIVYCNSRSKVERIAESLRNKGVSAAAYHAGMESSQRERVQQDFQRDNVQIVVATIAFGMGINKSNVRFVVHFDLPRSIESYYQETGRAGRDDLPAEAVLFYEPADYAWLQKILLEKPESAQRQIEQHKLEAIGEFAESQTCRRLVLLNYFGEQRQTPCNNCDICLDPPKTYDGLVDAQKVMSTIYRVGQCFGAQYVISVLRGMHHQKIIERQHDKLSVYGIGKDKSKEHWQSVIRQLIHLGFVHQVIGDFNATLQLTKSAKAVLKGEITLKLAMPRISAIQKIAHSPQRTTLTNYDKDLFARLRFLRKQIADKENIPPYIVFNDATLQEMAQYMPISNIEMLQINGVGSIKLERFAQPFITLIKEHKAILEKAQKNNGESAGENELMLN, from the coding sequence ATGACGGCCTCTTCCCCTTCACTAAAAACACCTGAAAAATCGACCGCACTTTCCGTGTTAAATTCGGTATTTGGTTACCAATCTTTCCGTAAAGGGCAAGAAGAAGTAATAAATGCTGCGCTGGATGGGCAAGATACGTTGGTGGTAATGGCGACGGGGAATGGGAAATCGCTTTGCTATCAAATTCCCGCTCTCTGTTTTGACGGGCTAACACTAGTGATTTCACCGTTAATCTCTTTAATGAAGGATCAAGTGGATCAGCTTCAAGCCAACGGTATCGAAGCTGATTTTCTCAATTCAAGTCAAACGCAGGAACAACAGCAGCAGGTACAAAATAAACTCATCTCAGGACAACTAAAACTTCTTTACGTCTCCCCTGAAAAAGTGATGACGAACAGTTTTTTTCAATTGATTTCCTACTGCCAAGTGAGTTTTATCGCCATTGATGAGGCTCATTGCATCTCCCAGTGGGGGCACGATTTTCGCCCGGAATATACGCAACTTGGTGGTTTAAAATCCAGTTTTCCGAATGCGCCGATTATGGCATTGACGGCGACGGCAGATTATGCCACACGGCAGGATATTCTCACACATCTCAAACTCAAAAATCCGCATAAATATATCGGTAGCTTTGATCGTCCGAATATTCGTTACACTTTAGAAGAAAAATTCAAACCGATGGAGCAACTCACCCGTTTTGTGCTGGCGCAAAAAGGCAAAAGCGGAATTGTGTACTGCAATAGCCGTAGTAAAGTAGAAAGAATTGCAGAAAGCCTACGTAACAAAGGGGTATCTGCCGCCGCTTACCACGCGGGAATGGAAAGCTCTCAGCGTGAACGGGTACAACAAGATTTTCAGCGCGATAACGTACAAATTGTCGTAGCGACAATTGCTTTTGGTATGGGAATTAATAAATCGAATGTGCGCTTTGTCGTACATTTTGATTTACCGCGCAGCATTGAATCTTACTACCAAGAAACCGGCCGTGCGGGACGTGATGATCTACCGGCTGAAGCCGTATTATTTTACGAACCAGCAGATTACGCTTGGCTACAAAAAATTCTGTTAGAAAAACCGGAAAGCGCACAACGTCAAATCGAACAACACAAATTAGAAGCTATCGGTGAATTTGCCGAAAGCCAAACTTGCCGCCGTTTGGTACTACTCAACTATTTCGGTGAACAACGCCAAACGCCGTGCAATAATTGCGATATTTGTCTCGATCCGCCGAAAACCTATGATGGCTTAGTGGATGCCCAGAAAGTGATGTCCACGATTTATCGCGTAGGGCAATGTTTCGGTGCACAATATGTGATTAGCGTACTACGCGGAATGCATCACCAAAAAATTATCGAACGCCAACACGACAAACTCAGTGTCTATGGTATTGGTAAAGATAAAAGTAAAGAACATTGGCAATCCGTGATTCGCCAACTTATTCATCTTGGTTTTGTTCACCAAGTTATTGGTGATTTCAACGCCACATTGCAGCTCACAAAAAGCGCAAAAGCAGTACTAAAAGGTGAAATAACATTGAAACTCGCAATGCCACGTATTTCTGCAATTCAAAAAATCGCTCACAGCCCACAACGCACAACATTGACAAATTACGATAAAGATTTGTTTGCCCGCCTGCGTTTTTTACGTAAGCAAATCGCCGACAAAGAAAATATCCCTCCTTACATCGTGTTTAATGACGCAACTCTACAAGAAATGGCACAATATATGCCGATCTCCAACATTGAAATGTTGCAAATTAATGGCGTCGGTTCGATTAAACTCGAACGTTTCGCTCAACCTTTTATAACATTAATTAAGGAGCATAAAGCGATTTTGGAAAAGGCACAAAAGAATAACGGTGAATCAGCCGGTGAAAATGAATTAATGCTTAATTAA